The following proteins come from a genomic window of Bos mutus isolate GX-2022 chromosome 23, NWIPB_WYAK_1.1, whole genome shotgun sequence:
- the MOCS1 gene encoding molybdenum cofactor biosynthesis protein 1 isoform X3 codes for MPEEGVPLTPKADLLTTEEILTLARLFVKEGVDKIRLTGGEPLIRPDVVDIVAQLRQLEGLRTIGITTNGINLARLLPQLQKAGLSAINISLDTLVPAKFEFIVRRKGFHKVMEGIHKAIELGYSPVKVNCVVMRGLNEDELLDFVALTEGLPLDVRFIEYMPFDGNKWNFKKMVSYKEMLDTLRQQWPELEKLPEEESSTAKAFKIPGFRGQVSFITSMSEHFCGTCNRLRITADGNLKVCLFGNSEVSLRDHLRAGASEEELLRVIGAAVGRKKRQHAGMFNISQMKNRPMILIELFLMRQDSPPALPSTFRNSLRVQVLRHRVSFSSQMVTLWKGGGVPQAPLVAQRWLGSSLPQRHFSSHLDSDANPKCLSPTEPRAPAASSGPLPDSDQLTHVDTEGRMAMVDVGRKPNTERVAVASAVVLLGPVAFKLIQENQLKKGDALAVAQLAGIQAAKLTSQLIPLCHHVALSHVQVQLELDRTRHAAVIQASCRARGPTGVEMEALTSAAVAALALYDMCKAVSRDIVLAEIKLVSKTGGQRGDFHRT; via the exons CCCAGCTCCGCCAGCTGGAAGGCCTGAGGACCATTGGCATCACCACCAACGGCATCAACCTAGCCCGGCTGCTACCTCAGCTCCAGAAAGCTGGTCTCAGCGCCATCAACATCAGCCTGGACACGCTGGTACCAGCCAAGTTTGAGTTCATCGTCCGCAGGAAAG GCTTCCACAAGGTCATGGAGGGCATCCACAAGGCCATCGAGCTGGGCTACAGCCCCGTGAAG GTGAACTGCGTGGTGATGCGAGGCCTGAACGAGGACGAACTCCTGGACTTTGTGGCCTTGACCGAGGGCCTCCCCCTGGACGTGCGCTTCATCGAGTACATGCCCTTTGACG GCAACAAGTGGAACTTTAAGAAGATGGTCAGCTATAAGGAGATGCTGGACACCCTCCGGCAGCAGTGGCCGGAGCTGGAGAAGCTGCCCGAGGAGGAATCCAGCACAGCCAAG GCCTTTAAAATCCCCGGTTTCCGAGGCCAGGTCAGCTTCATCACGTCTATGTCTGAGCATTTCTGTGGGACCTGCAACCGGCTGCGAATCACAGCTGACGGGAACCTCAAG GTCTGCCTCTTCGGGAACTCAGAGGTGTCTCTACGGGATCACCTGCGGGCAGGAGCCTCCGAGGAGGAGCTGCTGAGGGTCATCGGGGCTGCGGTGGGCAGGAAGAAGCGGCAGCACGCAG GCATGTTCAATATCTCCCAGATGAAGAACCGGCCCATGATCCTCATCG AGTTATTTTTGATGCGCCAAGATTCCCCACCAGCCCTTCCAAGCACTTTCAGGAACTCTCTCCGTGTTCAGGTTCTGAGACACAGAGTGAGTTTCTCCAGCCAGATGGTGACTTTATGGAAAGGAGGCGGGGTCCCCCAGGCCCCTCTTGTTGCCCAGCGGTGGCTGGGGTCCAGCCTCCCTCAGAGACACTTCAGTTCCCACCTGGACTCAGATGCCAACCCAAAGTGCCTTAGCCCAACAGAGCCCCGGGCTCCTGCCGCCTCCTCAGGACCTCTGCCAGACTCTGACCAACTGACCCACGTGGACACGGAAGGACGGATGGCTATGGTGGACGTGGGCAGGAAGCCAAACACAGAGAGGGTGGCCGTGGCCTCGGCCGTGGTCCTCCTGGGGCCTGTGGCCTTCAAGCTCATCCAGGAGAACCAGCTCAAGAAGGGAGATGCCCTGGCGGTGGCCCAGCTGGCAGGCATCCAGGCGGCCAAGCTGACCAGCCAGCTGATCCCTCTCTGCCACCACGTGGCGCTGAGCCATGTCCAGGTGCAGCTGGAGCTGGACCGCACACGCCACGCCGCGGTGATCCAGGCATCTTGCCGGGCCCGGGGCCCCACCGGGGTGGAGATGGAGGCCCTGACCTCCGCTGCCGTGGCCGCCCTCGCCCTGTACGACATGTGCAAGGCCGTCAGCAGGGACATCGTGTTGGCGGAGATCAAGCTCGTTAGCAAGACTGGGGGTCAGCGAGGGGACTTCCATCGAACGTAG